A window of Xiphophorus hellerii strain 12219 chromosome 19, Xiphophorus_hellerii-4.1, whole genome shotgun sequence contains these coding sequences:
- the ddhd1a gene encoding phospholipase DDHD1 isoform X1 has protein sequence MSSFNQNLRISSSFSADSKGPAVNADTGNKDWVLGGDVFSCCHEMSLVDDSMQAGMSSVQPGLDGHLPLIRAQDHGSQDGIFLELGSPEDYLDSSPLEYRDSDGNGVGPLFERRKRSRSNSSRHRFNEVVTELVPEEVRWFYKEDKKTWKPFIGHDSLKIELMFRKYCELNPGAIRSGVADGEEETGGKCVDSPGQNGAVPVDTGTSSVDEGRGSLDTSTVSFDGTDPDCTEINVERVCVRGGLYEVDIKERKCYPVYWKQQDHISVMRGQWFIDGSWLPLEEEESDLIEQEHLNHFRGQHLQDTFETDLVVKTVDSKDVLSHLPPFYLPFLFKWSGYQTGAKTAGHKRKRCQAIHHLKLSRTHVDWHSVEEVYLYSDATTSKIARTVTQKLGFSKASSSGTRLHRGYVEEASPEDRPPQTTHVVFVVHGIGQKMDQGRIIKNTGMLREGVRKMEEKHFSEHNDEHVEFLPVEWRSKLALDGDTVDSITPDKVRGLRDLLNSSAMDIMYYNSPLYRDEITKGLTEELNRLYSLFCSRNPDFEERGGKVSIVSHSLGCVITYDIMTGWDPVRFCLQEHCAVEEEQDFRWMSYEERQLLEELRLTKNRLRELENQLVKLEASNPSAPPALKFKVENFFCMGSPLAVFLALRGIRPGTSGHQNHILPTSICSRLFNVFHPTDPVAYRLEPLILKHYSNVAPVQIHWCSATNPSSYDEVRPTFLNPVKDPASDTESIPSPSTSPVLARKHYGESITSLGKASILGAASIGKGLGGILFSRFSRSNSQPSVSLGVEGGANAEEEEEKRTESQSSYGLSTITRPTSPTGDALLELERRIDFELREGLVESRYWSAVTSHTGYWCSHDIALFLLTFIYNKSTPSASAEDTPEPD, from the exons ATGAGCAGTTTCAATCAAAACCTCCGCATAAGCTCGTCTTTCAGCGCAGACAGTAAGGGTCCAGCGGTCAACGCCGACACCGGGAACAAGGACTGGGTTCTGGGAGGCGATGTATTTTCCTGCTGTCACGAGATGAGCCTCGTGGACGACTCGATGCAGGCTGGGATGTCGTCGGTCCAACCGGGACTGGACGGTCACCTGCCGCTAATACGTGCCCAGGACCACGGCTCCCAGGATGGGATATTTTTGGAGCTGGGCTCCCCGGAAGACTACCTGGACAGCAGCCCTTTAGAGTACAGGGACAGCGATGGGAACGGCGTTGGGCCGTTATtcgagaggaggaagaggtctCGCTCCAACAGCTCCAGACACAGGTTTAACGAGGTGGTGACGGAGCTGGTCCCGGAGGAGGTTCGGTGGTTCTATAaagaagacaagaaaacatgGAAGCCTTTTATCGGACACGACTCTCTTAAAATTGAGCTAATGTTTCGGAAATACTGCGAGCTGAACCCCGGTGCGATACGCTCCGGGGTCGCCGATGGAGAGGAGGAGACTGGCGGTAAATGCGTGGACAGCCCGGGGCAGAACGGCGCAGTGCCCGTGGACACTGGCACTAGCAGCGTGGACGAAGGCCGTGGCTCTCTTGACACATCTACTGTGTCCTTTGATGGGACAGACCCGGACTGCACTGAAATCAACGTGGAGCGTGTGTGTGTTCGGGGAGGCCTTTATGAGGTCGatataaaagagagaaaatgctACCCTGTCTACTGGAAGC AACAAGACCATATTTCTGTGATGAGAGGCCAGTGGTTCATTGATGGTAGCTGGCTCCCgctggaggaagaagagagCGACCTCATTGAGCAGGAGCACCTGAACCATTTCCGAGGCCAACATTTGCAGGACACCTTTGAGACGGATCTGGTGGTGAAGACCGTTGATAGCAAAGATG TTCTCTCCCACCTGCCCCCTTTCTATCTCCCGTTTCTGTTCAAATGGAGTGGATATCAGACGGGTGCTAAAACTGCAGGTCACAAGCGCAAACGCTGCCAAG CCATCCACCATTTGAAGCTGAGCCGGACGCATGTAGATTGGCACAGCGTAGAAGAAGTCTACCTTTACAGTGACGCTACCACATCAAAAATTGCTCGCACTGTTACCCAGAAACTGGGGTTCTCCAAAG CCTCAAGCAGCGGCACACGGCTCCATCGAGGTTATGTAGAGGAGGCCTCTCCAGAGGACCGGCCCCCTCAGACTACCCACGTTGTCTTTGTGGTGCACGGGATTGGCCAGAAGATGGACCAGGGCCGCATAATCAAAAACACTGGAAT GTTGAGGGAAGGCGTGAGGAAAATGGAGGAGAAGCACTTTTCTGAGCACAATGATGAACACGTAGAGTTTCTCCCTGTCGAATGGCGTTCTAAACTAGCGCTGGATGGAG ATACGGTTGACTCCATCACACCAGACAAAGTGCGAGGGCTGCGAGACCTTCTCAACAGCAGTGCCATGGACATCATGTACTACAACAGTCCTCTTTATCGCGACGAA ATAACCAAGGGGCTCACAGAAGAGCTGAACAGACTGTACTCGCTCTTCTGCTCGCGGAACCCTGATTTTGAAGAACGGGGTGGAAAAGTGTCTATTGTGTCTCACTCCCTTGGCTGTGTCATCACCTATGACATTATGACAGGATGGGATCCCGTACGGTTCTGTCTGCAGGAGCATTGCGCAGTAGAGGAGGAGCAGGATTTCCGCTGGATGTCTTATGAAGAGAGGCAGCTTTTAGAGGAGCTGAGGCTCACAAAGAATAG GTTAAGAGAGTTGGAAAATCAACTGGTCAAACTGGAGGCCTCTAATCCTTCAGCACCTCCAGCTCTTAAATTCAAG GTAGAAAACTTTTTCTGCATGGGGTCTCCTCTAGCAGTTTTCTTGGCCCTGCGAGGGATTCGCCCAGGCACCAGCGGCCACCAGAACCACATCCTGCCCACCTCCATCTGCAGCCGGCTCTTCAATGTCTTCCATCCCACAGACCCTGTG GCTTACAGACTGGAGCCTCTCATCCTTAAGCATTATAGTAACGTTGCACCTGTCCAGATACATTG GTGTAGTGCCACTAACCCTTCATCCTATGATGAGGTACGGCCTACCTTCCTCAATCCAGTTAAAGATCCAGCTTCAGACACGGAGAGTATTCCCAGCCCGAGTACGTCTCCTGTCTTGGCCCGTAAACACTATGGAGAGTCTATCACCAGCCTGGGAAAGGCCAGCATACTAG GTGCAGCAAGCATAGGAAAGGGTTTAGGAGGCATCCTCTTCTCACGGTTTTCCCGATCAAACAGCCAACCTTCAGTGTCCTTAGGAGTTGAGGGAGGAGCAAAcgctgaggaagaagaggagaagcGCACAGAAAGCCAGTCGTCTTACGGTCTTTCCACAATAACTCGACCAACATCTCCCACTGGTGACGCTTTAT TGGAGCTGGAGAGACGCATCGACTTCGAGCTGAGGGAGGGTCTGGTAGAAAGCCGCTATTGGTCAGCTGTGACCTCACACACTGGCTACTGGTGCTCACATGACATTGCACTCTTCTTGCTGACCTTCATATATAATAAGTCAACACCCTCTGCCTCAGCAGAAGACACTCCGGAACCAGACTGA
- the ddhd1a gene encoding phospholipase DDHD1 isoform X2, which yields MSSFNQNLRISSSFSADSKGPAVNADTGNKDWVLGGDVFSCCHEMSLVDDSMQAGMSSVQPGLDGHLPLIRAQDHGSQDGIFLELGSPEDYLDSSPLEYRDSDGNGVGPLFERRKRSRSNSSRHRFNEVVTELVPEEVRWFYKEDKKTWKPFIGHDSLKIELMFRKYCELNPGAIRSGVADGEEETGGKCVDSPGQNGAVPVDTGTSSVDEGRGSLDTSTVSFDGTDPDCTEINVERVCVRGGLYEVDIKERKCYPVYWKQQDHISVMRGQWFIDGSWLPLEEEESDLIEQEHLNHFRGQHLQDTFETDLVVKTVDSKDVLSHLPPFYLPFLFKWSGYQTGAKTAGHKRKRCQAIHHLKLSRTHVDWHSVEEVYLYSDATTSKIARTVTQKLGFSKASSSGTRLHRGYVEEASPEDRPPQTTHVVFVVHGIGQKMDQGRIIKNTGMLREGVRKMEEKHFSEHNDEHVEFLPVEWRSKLALDGDTVDSITPDKVRGLRDLLNSSAMDIMYYNSPLYRDEITKGLTEELNRLYSLFCSRNPDFEERGGKVSIVSHSLGCVITYDIMTGWDPVRFCLQEHCAVEEEQDFRWMSYEERQLLEELRLTKNRLRELENQLVKLEASNPSAPPALKFKVENFFCMGSPLAVFLALRGIRPGTSGHQNHILPTSICSRLFNVFHPTDPVAYRLEPLILKHYSNVAPVQIHWCSATNPSSYDEVRPTFLNPVKDPASDTESIPSPSTSPVLARKHYGESITSLGKASILGAASIGKGLGGILFSRFSRSNSQPSVSLGVEGGANAEEEEEKRTESQSSYGLSTITRPTSPTVELERRIDFELREGLVESRYWSAVTSHTGYWCSHDIALFLLTFIYNKSTPSASAEDTPEPD from the exons ATGAGCAGTTTCAATCAAAACCTCCGCATAAGCTCGTCTTTCAGCGCAGACAGTAAGGGTCCAGCGGTCAACGCCGACACCGGGAACAAGGACTGGGTTCTGGGAGGCGATGTATTTTCCTGCTGTCACGAGATGAGCCTCGTGGACGACTCGATGCAGGCTGGGATGTCGTCGGTCCAACCGGGACTGGACGGTCACCTGCCGCTAATACGTGCCCAGGACCACGGCTCCCAGGATGGGATATTTTTGGAGCTGGGCTCCCCGGAAGACTACCTGGACAGCAGCCCTTTAGAGTACAGGGACAGCGATGGGAACGGCGTTGGGCCGTTATtcgagaggaggaagaggtctCGCTCCAACAGCTCCAGACACAGGTTTAACGAGGTGGTGACGGAGCTGGTCCCGGAGGAGGTTCGGTGGTTCTATAaagaagacaagaaaacatgGAAGCCTTTTATCGGACACGACTCTCTTAAAATTGAGCTAATGTTTCGGAAATACTGCGAGCTGAACCCCGGTGCGATACGCTCCGGGGTCGCCGATGGAGAGGAGGAGACTGGCGGTAAATGCGTGGACAGCCCGGGGCAGAACGGCGCAGTGCCCGTGGACACTGGCACTAGCAGCGTGGACGAAGGCCGTGGCTCTCTTGACACATCTACTGTGTCCTTTGATGGGACAGACCCGGACTGCACTGAAATCAACGTGGAGCGTGTGTGTGTTCGGGGAGGCCTTTATGAGGTCGatataaaagagagaaaatgctACCCTGTCTACTGGAAGC AACAAGACCATATTTCTGTGATGAGAGGCCAGTGGTTCATTGATGGTAGCTGGCTCCCgctggaggaagaagagagCGACCTCATTGAGCAGGAGCACCTGAACCATTTCCGAGGCCAACATTTGCAGGACACCTTTGAGACGGATCTGGTGGTGAAGACCGTTGATAGCAAAGATG TTCTCTCCCACCTGCCCCCTTTCTATCTCCCGTTTCTGTTCAAATGGAGTGGATATCAGACGGGTGCTAAAACTGCAGGTCACAAGCGCAAACGCTGCCAAG CCATCCACCATTTGAAGCTGAGCCGGACGCATGTAGATTGGCACAGCGTAGAAGAAGTCTACCTTTACAGTGACGCTACCACATCAAAAATTGCTCGCACTGTTACCCAGAAACTGGGGTTCTCCAAAG CCTCAAGCAGCGGCACACGGCTCCATCGAGGTTATGTAGAGGAGGCCTCTCCAGAGGACCGGCCCCCTCAGACTACCCACGTTGTCTTTGTGGTGCACGGGATTGGCCAGAAGATGGACCAGGGCCGCATAATCAAAAACACTGGAAT GTTGAGGGAAGGCGTGAGGAAAATGGAGGAGAAGCACTTTTCTGAGCACAATGATGAACACGTAGAGTTTCTCCCTGTCGAATGGCGTTCTAAACTAGCGCTGGATGGAG ATACGGTTGACTCCATCACACCAGACAAAGTGCGAGGGCTGCGAGACCTTCTCAACAGCAGTGCCATGGACATCATGTACTACAACAGTCCTCTTTATCGCGACGAA ATAACCAAGGGGCTCACAGAAGAGCTGAACAGACTGTACTCGCTCTTCTGCTCGCGGAACCCTGATTTTGAAGAACGGGGTGGAAAAGTGTCTATTGTGTCTCACTCCCTTGGCTGTGTCATCACCTATGACATTATGACAGGATGGGATCCCGTACGGTTCTGTCTGCAGGAGCATTGCGCAGTAGAGGAGGAGCAGGATTTCCGCTGGATGTCTTATGAAGAGAGGCAGCTTTTAGAGGAGCTGAGGCTCACAAAGAATAG GTTAAGAGAGTTGGAAAATCAACTGGTCAAACTGGAGGCCTCTAATCCTTCAGCACCTCCAGCTCTTAAATTCAAG GTAGAAAACTTTTTCTGCATGGGGTCTCCTCTAGCAGTTTTCTTGGCCCTGCGAGGGATTCGCCCAGGCACCAGCGGCCACCAGAACCACATCCTGCCCACCTCCATCTGCAGCCGGCTCTTCAATGTCTTCCATCCCACAGACCCTGTG GCTTACAGACTGGAGCCTCTCATCCTTAAGCATTATAGTAACGTTGCACCTGTCCAGATACATTG GTGTAGTGCCACTAACCCTTCATCCTATGATGAGGTACGGCCTACCTTCCTCAATCCAGTTAAAGATCCAGCTTCAGACACGGAGAGTATTCCCAGCCCGAGTACGTCTCCTGTCTTGGCCCGTAAACACTATGGAGAGTCTATCACCAGCCTGGGAAAGGCCAGCATACTAG GTGCAGCAAGCATAGGAAAGGGTTTAGGAGGCATCCTCTTCTCACGGTTTTCCCGATCAAACAGCCAACCTTCAGTGTCCTTAGGAGTTGAGGGAGGAGCAAAcgctgaggaagaagaggagaagcGCACAGAAAGCCAGTCGTCTTACGGTCTTTCCACAATAACTCGACCAACATCTCCCACTG TGGAGCTGGAGAGACGCATCGACTTCGAGCTGAGGGAGGGTCTGGTAGAAAGCCGCTATTGGTCAGCTGTGACCTCACACACTGGCTACTGGTGCTCACATGACATTGCACTCTTCTTGCTGACCTTCATATATAATAAGTCAACACCCTCTGCCTCAGCAGAAGACACTCCGGAACCAGACTGA
- the ddhd1a gene encoding phospholipase DDHD1 isoform X3, whose amino-acid sequence MSSFNQNLRISSSFSADSKGPAVNADTGNKDWVLGGDVFSCCHEMSLVDDSMQAGMSSVQPGLDGHLPLIRAQDHGSQDGIFLELGSPEDYLDSSPLEYRDSDGNGVGPLFERRKRSRSNSSRHRFNEVVTELVPEEVRWFYKEDKKTWKPFIGHDSLKIELMFRKYCELNPGAIRSGVADGEEETGGKCVDSPGQNGAVPVDTGTSSVDEGRGSLDTSTVSFDGTDPDCTEINVERVCVRGGLYEVDIKERKCYPVYWKQQDHISVMRGQWFIDGSWLPLEEEESDLIEQEHLNHFRGQHLQDTFETDLVVKTVDSKDAIHHLKLSRTHVDWHSVEEVYLYSDATTSKIARTVTQKLGFSKASSSGTRLHRGYVEEASPEDRPPQTTHVVFVVHGIGQKMDQGRIIKNTGMLREGVRKMEEKHFSEHNDEHVEFLPVEWRSKLALDGDTVDSITPDKVRGLRDLLNSSAMDIMYYNSPLYRDEITKGLTEELNRLYSLFCSRNPDFEERGGKVSIVSHSLGCVITYDIMTGWDPVRFCLQEHCAVEEEQDFRWMSYEERQLLEELRLTKNRLRELENQLVKLEASNPSAPPALKFKVENFFCMGSPLAVFLALRGIRPGTSGHQNHILPTSICSRLFNVFHPTDPVAYRLEPLILKHYSNVAPVQIHWCSATNPSSYDEVRPTFLNPVKDPASDTESIPSPSTSPVLARKHYGESITSLGKASILGAASIGKGLGGILFSRFSRSNSQPSVSLGVEGGANAEEEEEKRTESQSSYGLSTITRPTSPTGDALLELERRIDFELREGLVESRYWSAVTSHTGYWCSHDIALFLLTFIYNKSTPSASAEDTPEPD is encoded by the exons ATGAGCAGTTTCAATCAAAACCTCCGCATAAGCTCGTCTTTCAGCGCAGACAGTAAGGGTCCAGCGGTCAACGCCGACACCGGGAACAAGGACTGGGTTCTGGGAGGCGATGTATTTTCCTGCTGTCACGAGATGAGCCTCGTGGACGACTCGATGCAGGCTGGGATGTCGTCGGTCCAACCGGGACTGGACGGTCACCTGCCGCTAATACGTGCCCAGGACCACGGCTCCCAGGATGGGATATTTTTGGAGCTGGGCTCCCCGGAAGACTACCTGGACAGCAGCCCTTTAGAGTACAGGGACAGCGATGGGAACGGCGTTGGGCCGTTATtcgagaggaggaagaggtctCGCTCCAACAGCTCCAGACACAGGTTTAACGAGGTGGTGACGGAGCTGGTCCCGGAGGAGGTTCGGTGGTTCTATAaagaagacaagaaaacatgGAAGCCTTTTATCGGACACGACTCTCTTAAAATTGAGCTAATGTTTCGGAAATACTGCGAGCTGAACCCCGGTGCGATACGCTCCGGGGTCGCCGATGGAGAGGAGGAGACTGGCGGTAAATGCGTGGACAGCCCGGGGCAGAACGGCGCAGTGCCCGTGGACACTGGCACTAGCAGCGTGGACGAAGGCCGTGGCTCTCTTGACACATCTACTGTGTCCTTTGATGGGACAGACCCGGACTGCACTGAAATCAACGTGGAGCGTGTGTGTGTTCGGGGAGGCCTTTATGAGGTCGatataaaagagagaaaatgctACCCTGTCTACTGGAAGC AACAAGACCATATTTCTGTGATGAGAGGCCAGTGGTTCATTGATGGTAGCTGGCTCCCgctggaggaagaagagagCGACCTCATTGAGCAGGAGCACCTGAACCATTTCCGAGGCCAACATTTGCAGGACACCTTTGAGACGGATCTGGTGGTGAAGACCGTTGATAGCAAAGATG CCATCCACCATTTGAAGCTGAGCCGGACGCATGTAGATTGGCACAGCGTAGAAGAAGTCTACCTTTACAGTGACGCTACCACATCAAAAATTGCTCGCACTGTTACCCAGAAACTGGGGTTCTCCAAAG CCTCAAGCAGCGGCACACGGCTCCATCGAGGTTATGTAGAGGAGGCCTCTCCAGAGGACCGGCCCCCTCAGACTACCCACGTTGTCTTTGTGGTGCACGGGATTGGCCAGAAGATGGACCAGGGCCGCATAATCAAAAACACTGGAAT GTTGAGGGAAGGCGTGAGGAAAATGGAGGAGAAGCACTTTTCTGAGCACAATGATGAACACGTAGAGTTTCTCCCTGTCGAATGGCGTTCTAAACTAGCGCTGGATGGAG ATACGGTTGACTCCATCACACCAGACAAAGTGCGAGGGCTGCGAGACCTTCTCAACAGCAGTGCCATGGACATCATGTACTACAACAGTCCTCTTTATCGCGACGAA ATAACCAAGGGGCTCACAGAAGAGCTGAACAGACTGTACTCGCTCTTCTGCTCGCGGAACCCTGATTTTGAAGAACGGGGTGGAAAAGTGTCTATTGTGTCTCACTCCCTTGGCTGTGTCATCACCTATGACATTATGACAGGATGGGATCCCGTACGGTTCTGTCTGCAGGAGCATTGCGCAGTAGAGGAGGAGCAGGATTTCCGCTGGATGTCTTATGAAGAGAGGCAGCTTTTAGAGGAGCTGAGGCTCACAAAGAATAG GTTAAGAGAGTTGGAAAATCAACTGGTCAAACTGGAGGCCTCTAATCCTTCAGCACCTCCAGCTCTTAAATTCAAG GTAGAAAACTTTTTCTGCATGGGGTCTCCTCTAGCAGTTTTCTTGGCCCTGCGAGGGATTCGCCCAGGCACCAGCGGCCACCAGAACCACATCCTGCCCACCTCCATCTGCAGCCGGCTCTTCAATGTCTTCCATCCCACAGACCCTGTG GCTTACAGACTGGAGCCTCTCATCCTTAAGCATTATAGTAACGTTGCACCTGTCCAGATACATTG GTGTAGTGCCACTAACCCTTCATCCTATGATGAGGTACGGCCTACCTTCCTCAATCCAGTTAAAGATCCAGCTTCAGACACGGAGAGTATTCCCAGCCCGAGTACGTCTCCTGTCTTGGCCCGTAAACACTATGGAGAGTCTATCACCAGCCTGGGAAAGGCCAGCATACTAG GTGCAGCAAGCATAGGAAAGGGTTTAGGAGGCATCCTCTTCTCACGGTTTTCCCGATCAAACAGCCAACCTTCAGTGTCCTTAGGAGTTGAGGGAGGAGCAAAcgctgaggaagaagaggagaagcGCACAGAAAGCCAGTCGTCTTACGGTCTTTCCACAATAACTCGACCAACATCTCCCACTGGTGACGCTTTAT TGGAGCTGGAGAGACGCATCGACTTCGAGCTGAGGGAGGGTCTGGTAGAAAGCCGCTATTGGTCAGCTGTGACCTCACACACTGGCTACTGGTGCTCACATGACATTGCACTCTTCTTGCTGACCTTCATATATAATAAGTCAACACCCTCTGCCTCAGCAGAAGACACTCCGGAACCAGACTGA